CCGCCCTTCCCTCCCCGCTCGTCTTCCCGCCAGCCATGCGTGCCTCTCCCCTCGTGCTTACCCTGAGCGCCGGCCTCGTCGCCGCCGCCGCCGTCGCAGGCTTCTGGCTCGGCCGCACCACGGCTCCGACCTCGCCACCCGCTCAACCCGGCTCCTCAGCCTATTCTGCGGTCGAACAGGGTCCCCTGCCACCGGCCGACGTGCTCGCAAACCGCCCGGCGCCCGATCTCCCGTCGGTCGAACAATCCTTGGCGGACTGCGCCGAGATTCTCCAAGGCACCCGCTGGGTGATGAACAAAGACTGGGAGCGACGCTTCAACGCTCTCACCTCCGCCGATCTGCCCGCCTTCGCGGATCTGTTGGAACGTCACGCTAAAGCGCGCACCTATCCCATTATCGCCTTCGCGATCTATCGCCGCTGGGCCGAGGTGGATCCACGATCCGCTCTTGCCCAAGCCCGGACCATTGACCACCCGCAGCGGCGCGAAAGCGCAATCAGCCACATCATGGCCGGCTGGGCCTACGTTGATCCGCATAGCCTGCAGGCGTGGGCACGGCAATTGCCGGAAGGCCGGGAAAAACAGGAAGCCATGAACGCCGCCGCCAACCAACTCGGCCCGCAGGATCCCGCGATGTTGCTCGCCGTTCTGGAATCCTCCACTCCCGCTCCTTCAGTCGTCTCACGTTTGCCTTTGCTGCAGGGCTTTGAAGCCCTGGGCGCAGAGAACCCCGAGTCGGCGCTCGCCGCCGCAGCCAAACTGACCAACGCCAACGAGCGCCGCACCGCCCATAACTTCATCGCCGTCGGCTGGGCCCGTCGCGACCCGGCCGCCGCCATCGCCTGGGCTCGAACTCTGCCCGCCGGCGAAGGCCACAACGTATTGCCGGTCGCACTGAACATCTTCGCCGAATCTGCGCCGCTGGAGGCACTCGCCCTCACTGCCGAACTCTCCCCGGGGCAAATCCGCGAGCGCGCCTACTCCATGATCCTACAAAACTGGCTCGGCCGGGACCAAACCGCGGCTGTCGCTTGGTTGGAGAGCCAACCGGCCGGTCCGACTCGCGACAGCATCTTCGCGAACGTCCTGAACCAGTTGTCCCATCAGGACACCGATACGGCGCTGCGGCTTTTCGAGACCTTGGGTTCCCCTCGCAACCAACCTTACCTGATCGCGAATATGCTGGGTCAAATGGCCAACACCGAGCCGGACCGCGCGCTGAACTATGCGCGATCCCTGCCACCGGGTAACGAACGCCAAAACGCGTTGCGCGCCATCCTCAACCAAGTCGCTCAAAGCGACCCGCTCACTGCCTTTACCTACCTCGAACAAGTCGACTCACCGGCGCTCTACGACCAGCTCTTTAATCAAATTGTCGGCAACGTTGCCCGGCAGGATCCGGAACTCGCCCTCGCTCACGTCCAGGCCTTGCCCACCACCATTGCGCGGCAGAAAGCCCTCAACCAGATCGTCGGCAGCGTGGCGCATCAGGACCCCGAACTCGCCGCCCTCATCGCCTCGGCACTGCCGCCCGGCCAGATGCTGAACAACGCGATCAACACCATCGCACACAACTATGCCCGCAACGATCCCGAAGGCGCTCTCCGCTGGATCGAAACCCTGCCCCCCGGTTCCGCCCGTCTTCAGGCGACGCAGAACACCATCAATCAGATCGCCCAATACGAGCCCGACCGCGCGCTCGCCCTCGTGCAGGCCATGCCCGCCGGACATGATCGCGCCAACGCCTACGGCAACCTGGCGCAAGCGCTGATGCAGTCCGACGTTCCCCGCGCCCTGGAGCTCATCGCCTCAGCCCCCGACACCAACGCCCGCCACCAAGCGCTGCAACGCAGCCTCTCCGTTTGGGCGTCTTCCGACCCCGATGCCGCCACGGCCTACATCGCGCAAAACCTGTCTGCCGCCGATCAGGCGATCGTGTTGCCCAGCGTAAGCCACTCGCTCATCAACCAGCACCCGCAGCAGGCCATCGCGCTCATCGATCTGTTGCCCGCCGGTGAAAGTCGCGACCGCTACCTGACCACGCTCACCAGCAACCTCGCCAGCAACGATCCGCTGGAGGCCGCCGCCCTCGTCATGGATGTCTCCGATCCCAATCAACGCGCCAGCGCCGTCGCCTCCGTCGCCGGCAGCTGGGCCAGCTACGACCCGGCCGCCGCGTTAGCCTGGCTGGAGACGGTGCCGTCCGACACCGCCAAAGACTACGCCTACCTCAACACCCTGCAAACCTGGGCCCGCTTCGACCCCACCAGCGCCGGGGCCTGGGTGCAGCGCCAACCCACCGGTGACGCCCGCGAACAAGGTGTGCGTGCCATGGTCGACAGCCTGCAGGGCACCGACCCGCGCTCCGCTCTGCAGTGGAGCGCTCTCATGCCCGACAACAACGAACGCCGCATGGTCACGGTCAACGTCCTGCGCAACTGGATGAACCAGGACCCGACCGCCGCCCGCGCCTGGCTCGCCACCAGCGACCTGCCTCCCGAAACCAAAAGCCAATTTGGCGAACCCTCGCCTTAAGGGGTCAATCTTATATTCTTGAATTTCTGCCCATGCAAACACCCACCCTCATCGTTCGCCTCCTCGGTTTCTACCTCACCTTCATCGGCACCCAAGGCCTCATCATGCTCCATCGCATGAAGAGCATGATGGGCGGCAATCGCTTCGGCTCCGCGGAAATCCCCATGGCCAACGACATGAAGATCTGGCTCTGGCTCAGCCTGCTGCTCGGCCTGTGGCTGGTCATCCGCGCCGGTCAGGTCGCCCGCTGGCTCACCTTCGACGCCGAGCCCTCCCGCAGCTCGGGCCTGTCTTTTTCCGACCGCTTGATGAAGTAGTTGCACCGGACACGCCCCCGTCCGTCCTCCCTGAGTGCACACGGCCTCTCTTCGCACCGAACCCGCCACTCCGGCTGACTTTGCCCGGTTACTCGCCCTGCGCTTGGATGCGATGAGGCCGAGCCTCGAGGCTTTGGGGCGCTTCAACATCGAGCGCAGCACGACTCGCTTCAAACAGTCGTTTTGTCCCGCAAACACCCGCCTCCTGTTCGAGTTGCACTTGTTGGTCGGGTTCTCGGCTCTGACGCATCACTCGGATCACCTGCACTTGAACCATCTCTACATTGCCCCCGCGGCTCAAGGTCGCGGTCTGGGAGCCTGGTTGCTTGATCGAACTTTGCGCGAGGCAGGCACCGCAATACTGCCCGTCCGGCTGATCGCCCTGCGCGCAAGTCCCGCCAATGCGTTTTACCTGCGCCACGGTTTCCGCGTCAGTCACGAGGACGAGTGGGACATCCACTACGAGCGCGGGCTGTGCTCCACCTGAGCACTCGGCGTCAACCGCCCGACGACTCCACCCAACGACCGCGCGACAATATTTTCCGGCAGCGCGTAAGATTCTTCACGGCCAGATCAGAAACCCAACGTCAGGCAAATATCTCCCACGTCCGACCTTCTGTTTCCGACCGTCTCAACCTTCCCTCGCCTCCCGTGAATCCTACCACCGCCAGACTCATTTGCACCGCTCTCGCCGCAATCATCAACCTTCTGCTCATCGCCAACTGGGAGAAAGACGTCGAAATCAACGCTCGCTCCGCGATGCACAAAGCCCAAGCCGCGGATGGTTCCATCGACTACGCCGTCCTTGACCGTGAACTGCGTCAGTCCAGCCCGTCCGCAAGCATGGCCTTGTTGCCGTTCGGTTCCATCGGAGTCGCCGGCAACGGCG
This portion of the Actomonas aquatica genome encodes:
- a CDS encoding GNAT family N-acetyltransferase — its product is MHTASLRTEPATPADFARLLALRLDAMRPSLEALGRFNIERSTTRFKQSFCPANTRLLFELHLLVGFSALTHHSDHLHLNHLYIAPAAQGRGLGAWLLDRTLREAGTAILPVRLIALRASPANAFYLRHGFRVSHEDEWDIHYERGLCST